A single region of the Lagopus muta isolate bLagMut1 chromosome 24, bLagMut1 primary, whole genome shotgun sequence genome encodes:
- the LOC125684322 gene encoding uncharacterized protein LOC125684322 isoform X4, whose protein sequence is MPQVQERTNPKGLDSSEDAASNENKTVSGSDSPLLTSGSCRPSRPPRPSRPPPPAPADPHQQLNIEECEWLRNGVGTQGSNRATGACVTTFLSGPCKDWHNLGTQTWETVKKPQGKCCSAEEGSQEGEQKEPRRPTGHSNQLECFLGGGTKGSGLSCLVFTDSAEGLRHLEGKGLCCVPSKEGLPEAGLQLWQEMVMLRSFSMCLFRARAGLV, encoded by the exons AGGACTAACCCAAAGGGCCTGGACAGCTCTGAAGATGCtgcttcaaatgaaaacaagactgTTAGTGGCAGTGATTCCCCTCTTCTCACCAGTGGAAGCTGCAGACCTTCTCGACCTCCCAGGCCTTCCAGACCACCTCCACCTGCACCTGCAGATCCCCATCAGCAGCTG aacaTCGAGGAATGTGAGTGGCTGAGAAATGGAGTTGGGACTCAGGGGAGCAATCGAGCAACGGGTGCCTGTGTCACAACCTTCCTGAGCGGCCCTTGCAAG GACTGGCACAATCTTGGGACTCAGACTTGGGAGACAGTGAAGAAACCCCAAGGCAAGTGCTGCTCGGCTGAGGAAGGAAGCCaagaaggagagcaaaaagaaccGAGAAGGCCCACAGGACACTCGAATCAGCTGGAATGCTTCCTCGGAGGTGGCACCAAGGGCAGCGGACTGAGTTGCCTGGTTTTCACAGACAGTGCAGAGGGACTGAGGCACctggaagggaagggcttgTGCTGCGTTCCAAGCAAAGAGGGCTTGCCAGAGGCAGGACTTCAGCTATGGCAAGAGATGGTGATGCTGCGTTCCTTCAGCATGTGTCTCTTCAGGGCCAGAGCCGGTCTAGTATGA
- the LOC125684322 gene encoding E3 ubiquitin-protein ligase Itchy homolog isoform X2 translates to MLMINSSLLVKTLTVSANSLAISRTELRGRICVYRSPFCLFLQRTNPKGLDSSEDAASNENKTVSGSDSPLLTSGSCRPSRPPRPSRPPPPAPADPHQQLNIEECEWLRNGVGTQGSNRATGACVTTFLSGPCKLLLPSPASGAVLKLEESCPRQVEKMVQLQVLCRLPAVWLLKGISPQLRSLSPRWQRMCCATISSVETLCRFSVFPGAISQTGTILGLRLGRQ, encoded by the exons ATGCTGATGATTAATTCATCGCTCCTGGTCAAAACCTTGACGGTTAGTGCTAATTCCCTGGCGATATCCAGAACTGAGCTTAGGGGGAGAATCTGTGTGTATCgttctcctttctgtcttttcctacAGAGGACTAACCCAAAGGGCCTGGACAGCTCTGAAGATGCtgcttcaaatgaaaacaagactgTTAGTGGCAGTGATTCCCCTCTTCTCACCAGTGGAAGCTGCAGACCTTCTCGACCTCCCAGGCCTTCCAGACCACCTCCACCTGCACCTGCAGATCCCCATCAGCAGCTG aacaTCGAGGAATGTGAGTGGCTGAGAAATGGAGTTGGGACTCAGGGGAGCAATCGAGCAACGGGTGCCTGTGTCACAACCTTCCTGAGCGGCCCTTGCAAG ctcctgctcccctcGCCTGCAAGTGGAGCAGTGCTCAAGCTTGAGGAGTCTTGTCCTCGGCAGGTGGAAAAGatggtgcagctgcaggttttgtgcaggctgcctgctgtgtggctgctgaagGGCATTTCTCCTCAGCTGagatccctgagcccacgctgGCAGAGAATGTGCTGCGCCACCATCTCTTCTGTGGAGACACTTTGCAGGTTCTCTGTGTTTCCAGGTGCCATAAGCCA GACTGGCACAATCTTGGGACTCAGACTTGGGAGACAGTGA
- the LOC125684322 gene encoding uncharacterized protein LOC125684322 isoform X1, protein MLMINSSLLVKTLTVSANSLAISRTELRGRICVYRSPFCLFLQRTNPKGLDSSEDAASNENKTVSGSDSPLLTSGSCRPSRPPRPSRPPPPAPADPHQQLNIEECEWLRNGVGTQGSNRATGACVTTFLSGPCKDWHNLGTQTWETVKKPQGKCCSAEEGSQEGEQKEPRRPTGHSNQLECFLGGGTKGSGLSCLVFTDSAEGLRHLEGKGLCCVPSKEGLPEAGLQLWQEMVMLRSFSMCLFRARAGLV, encoded by the exons ATGCTGATGATTAATTCATCGCTCCTGGTCAAAACCTTGACGGTTAGTGCTAATTCCCTGGCGATATCCAGAACTGAGCTTAGGGGGAGAATCTGTGTGTATCgttctcctttctgtcttttcctacAGAGGACTAACCCAAAGGGCCTGGACAGCTCTGAAGATGCtgcttcaaatgaaaacaagactgTTAGTGGCAGTGATTCCCCTCTTCTCACCAGTGGAAGCTGCAGACCTTCTCGACCTCCCAGGCCTTCCAGACCACCTCCACCTGCACCTGCAGATCCCCATCAGCAGCTG aacaTCGAGGAATGTGAGTGGCTGAGAAATGGAGTTGGGACTCAGGGGAGCAATCGAGCAACGGGTGCCTGTGTCACAACCTTCCTGAGCGGCCCTTGCAAG GACTGGCACAATCTTGGGACTCAGACTTGGGAGACAGTGAAGAAACCCCAAGGCAAGTGCTGCTCGGCTGAGGAAGGAAGCCaagaaggagagcaaaaagaaccGAGAAGGCCCACAGGACACTCGAATCAGCTGGAATGCTTCCTCGGAGGTGGCACCAAGGGCAGCGGACTGAGTTGCCTGGTTTTCACAGACAGTGCAGAGGGACTGAGGCACctggaagggaagggcttgTGCTGCGTTCCAAGCAAAGAGGGCTTGCCAGAGGCAGGACTTCAGCTATGGCAAGAGATGGTGATGCTGCGTTCCTTCAGCATGTGTCTCTTCAGGGCCAGAGCCGGTCTAGTATGA
- the LOC125684322 gene encoding uncharacterized protein LOC125684322 isoform X3 produces the protein MLMINSSLLVKTLTRTNPKGLDSSEDAASNENKTVSGSDSPLLTSGSCRPSRPPRPSRPPPPAPADPHQQLNIEECEWLRNGVGTQGSNRATGACVTTFLSGPCKDWHNLGTQTWETVKKPQGKCCSAEEGSQEGEQKEPRRPTGHSNQLECFLGGGTKGSGLSCLVFTDSAEGLRHLEGKGLCCVPSKEGLPEAGLQLWQEMVMLRSFSMCLFRARAGLV, from the exons ATGCTGATGATTAATTCATCGCTCCTGGTCAAAACCTTGACG AGGACTAACCCAAAGGGCCTGGACAGCTCTGAAGATGCtgcttcaaatgaaaacaagactgTTAGTGGCAGTGATTCCCCTCTTCTCACCAGTGGAAGCTGCAGACCTTCTCGACCTCCCAGGCCTTCCAGACCACCTCCACCTGCACCTGCAGATCCCCATCAGCAGCTG aacaTCGAGGAATGTGAGTGGCTGAGAAATGGAGTTGGGACTCAGGGGAGCAATCGAGCAACGGGTGCCTGTGTCACAACCTTCCTGAGCGGCCCTTGCAAG GACTGGCACAATCTTGGGACTCAGACTTGGGAGACAGTGAAGAAACCCCAAGGCAAGTGCTGCTCGGCTGAGGAAGGAAGCCaagaaggagagcaaaaagaaccGAGAAGGCCCACAGGACACTCGAATCAGCTGGAATGCTTCCTCGGAGGTGGCACCAAGGGCAGCGGACTGAGTTGCCTGGTTTTCACAGACAGTGCAGAGGGACTGAGGCACctggaagggaagggcttgTGCTGCGTTCCAAGCAAAGAGGGCTTGCCAGAGGCAGGACTTCAGCTATGGCAAGAGATGGTGATGCTGCGTTCCTTCAGCATGTGTCTCTTCAGGGCCAGAGCCGGTCTAGTATGA